One window of the Thermodesulfomicrobium sp. WS genome contains the following:
- a CDS encoding DEAD/DEAH box helicase — MTHANDSVQHILRGYLNDSVPEHIQGAAQYLLAEEGAPKISIHPGEETWEVEAHFQGEDFQSYTPEISINLEYGMVHAYCNCPDSFSGVCPHIAATALHILKSTSSAGTEEEKESSTVKSQWKQTFRSFFATHLEPEPGEHYIIYRFHPEPDRLQMEFFRARQNKSGLSTVQNPVTLEQIIRNPDWCEMAPELPKVAEQIGQYLDYYGHRVEIPAGLMTWFFWAIRNEYYLFWEDTEQPVTIESTPMRLQLRPEFSEEGLTFDIMLGREGKVPFSIARQPISIFGKLPLWVCLKHRFYPVQTGLEPRLVQELVTAPPRIPHAEIPEFLDRVWTQLPASDLHGQDEFLEHMKPIFAAATYNPKLYLGEEGSLLTLEIHNIYETEHGDITLPGPNQDLQTGSYQFEGKSFLIRRDQEKEEALIATLMEMNFQPRSQSMWFLEPEEAISFLLDAYPRLVEQYRVFGEKDLSRYKVRKATPQVVAEITTQEEDKWFNLEISVDYDGMSVPIDKIWKAWTQGKRYVQLKDGSYTSLPESWLQKLGHKLAAMGLDPEKPPKKRFENFEAPILDKIVEDIPETVADGFWTTLREKLHDFTEIKTVTPPKGLNATLRPYQLQGISYMNFLREYHFGGILADEMGLGKTIQTLAFIQYMKEHGAKGPNLIIVPTSVLPNWEREAQKFVPDMKRLVIYGSRRENLFKKIEESELIITTYALLRRDLDELLKFEFNAVILDEAQNIKNPNTITARSVRKIQARFRLCLSGTPIENTLLELWSLFEFLMPGFLGSQTAFQKGFVKPIKDGDEDSLNYLKARVKPFILRRTKSEVAQDLPPKVENIYYSSLLDDQMELYAALAKKLKEQVLQDVDEKGIAQSQISILDALLKLRQICCHPRLLKLDVPGVNTNVSSGKFEAFKDLVTSIIDDGHKVLVFSQFVQMLHIIRNWLNMVEIPYCYLDGTSKDRFEQVDRFNNSPEIPIFLISLKAGGTGLNLTSADYVIHYDPWWNPAVEDQATDRTHRIGQTRQVFSYKMICENTVEEKILKLQESKKGIADSIIPGQSAWKSLTRADLEMLFEV, encoded by the coding sequence ATGACCCACGCAAACGACAGCGTCCAGCATATCCTCCGCGGATATCTCAACGACAGCGTGCCGGAGCATATCCAAGGCGCGGCGCAATATCTGCTTGCCGAAGAAGGCGCTCCCAAAATCAGCATCCACCCGGGGGAAGAGACCTGGGAGGTAGAGGCGCACTTCCAAGGGGAAGACTTCCAATCGTACACGCCGGAAATCAGCATCAATCTCGAGTATGGGATGGTGCACGCCTATTGCAACTGTCCAGACTCGTTCTCTGGAGTGTGTCCGCACATTGCAGCCACGGCACTGCATATCCTCAAGTCAACATCCTCTGCAGGCACAGAGGAAGAAAAGGAATCCAGCACTGTCAAATCCCAATGGAAGCAAACATTTCGCTCCTTTTTCGCCACCCATCTCGAACCAGAGCCTGGCGAACACTACATCATCTATCGATTTCATCCAGAGCCAGATCGACTGCAAATGGAATTCTTCCGTGCCCGTCAAAACAAGTCTGGACTCTCCACGGTACAGAATCCAGTCACTCTGGAACAGATCATCCGAAACCCCGATTGGTGCGAAATGGCGCCCGAGCTTCCCAAAGTGGCGGAACAGATCGGCCAGTATTTGGATTATTACGGACACCGTGTGGAGATCCCGGCAGGGCTCATGACCTGGTTCTTCTGGGCGATTCGCAACGAATACTATCTCTTCTGGGAAGATACCGAACAGCCGGTGACCATCGAAAGCACGCCCATGCGCCTGCAGCTGCGCCCCGAATTTTCCGAAGAAGGCCTTACCTTCGACATCATGCTCGGCCGTGAAGGCAAGGTCCCCTTTTCCATCGCCCGGCAGCCCATCTCCATCTTCGGCAAACTCCCCTTGTGGGTATGCCTCAAGCACCGCTTCTACCCGGTGCAGACCGGCCTAGAGCCGCGCCTGGTGCAAGAGCTCGTCACGGCCCCGCCGCGCATCCCCCATGCAGAGATCCCGGAATTTCTCGACCGCGTGTGGACCCAGCTTCCGGCCTCGGACCTCCATGGCCAGGACGAGTTCCTGGAGCACATGAAGCCCATCTTTGCCGCCGCCACCTACAACCCCAAGCTCTATCTGGGGGAAGAGGGGAGCCTGCTGACGCTGGAAATCCACAACATCTACGAGACGGAACACGGGGACATCACCCTGCCGGGCCCCAACCAGGACCTCCAGACCGGCAGCTACCAGTTCGAAGGCAAATCCTTCCTCATCCGCCGCGACCAGGAAAAGGAAGAGGCGCTCATCGCCACCCTCATGGAGATGAACTTCCAGCCCAGGTCCCAGTCCATGTGGTTCCTGGAGCCCGAAGAGGCGATCTCTTTCCTGCTGGACGCCTATCCGCGGCTGGTGGAGCAGTACCGGGTCTTTGGCGAAAAGGACCTCTCGCGCTACAAAGTGCGCAAGGCCACGCCCCAAGTAGTGGCGGAGATCACCACCCAGGAAGAAGACAAGTGGTTCAACCTCGAGATCTCGGTGGACTACGACGGCATGAGCGTGCCCATCGACAAGATCTGGAAGGCATGGACCCAGGGCAAGCGCTACGTGCAGCTCAAGGACGGCTCCTACACCAGTTTGCCGGAATCCTGGTTGCAAAAGCTCGGGCACAAGCTGGCGGCCATGGGACTGGACCCAGAAAAGCCGCCCAAGAAGCGCTTCGAGAACTTCGAAGCCCCGATCCTCGACAAGATCGTCGAAGACATCCCCGAAACTGTTGCCGACGGATTCTGGACGACGCTTCGAGAAAAGCTCCACGACTTCACGGAGATCAAGACCGTCACCCCGCCCAAGGGGCTCAATGCCACGTTGCGCCCCTATCAGCTCCAGGGCATCAGCTACATGAACTTCCTACGCGAATACCATTTTGGCGGTATCCTCGCCGACGAAATGGGCCTGGGCAAAACCATCCAAACCCTGGCCTTCATCCAATACATGAAAGAACACGGCGCCAAGGGCCCCAATCTGATCATCGTGCCCACCTCGGTGCTGCCTAACTGGGAGCGCGAGGCGCAGAAATTCGTACCGGACATGAAGCGGCTGGTCATTTACGGCTCGCGGCGGGAGAATCTCTTCAAGAAGATCGAGGAGTCCGAGCTCATCATCACCACGTACGCGCTGCTCCGCCGCGACTTGGATGAGCTGCTCAAGTTCGAATTCAACGCCGTGATCCTTGACGAGGCCCAGAACATCAAAAACCCCAACACCATCACCGCCCGCAGCGTGCGCAAGATCCAGGCCCGCTTCCGCCTGTGCCTGTCCGGCACCCCCATCGAAAACACCCTGCTGGAGCTCTGGTCCTTGTTCGAATTCCTCATGCCGGGGTTTCTCGGCTCCCAGACCGCTTTCCAGAAGGGATTCGTCAAACCCATCAAGGACGGGGACGAAGACAGCCTGAATTACCTCAAGGCCCGGGTCAAACCCTTCATCCTGCGCCGTACCAAGAGCGAGGTGGCCCAAGACCTGCCGCCCAAGGTGGAAAACATCTACTACTCGAGCCTCTTGGACGACCAGATGGAACTCTACGCGGCCCTGGCCAAAAAGCTCAAGGAGCAAGTGCTCCAAGACGTGGACGAAAAAGGTATCGCCCAGAGCCAGATCTCCATTTTGGACGCACTGCTCAAGCTGCGGCAGATCTGCTGCCATCCACGGCTGCTCAAGCTCGATGTACCAGGGGTCAACACCAACGTCTCTTCCGGCAAGTTCGAAGCCTTCAAAGATCTGGTCACCTCCATCATTGACGACGGGCACAAGGTGCTCGTGTTCTCGCAGTTCGTGCAGATGCTCCACATCATCCGCAACTGGCTCAACATGGTCGAGATCCCGTATTGCTACCTGGACGGCACCTCCAAAGACCGCTTCGAACAAGTGGACCGTTTCAACAATTCACCCGAAATTCCCATTTTCCTCATCTCCCTCAAGGCAGGGGGAACGGGCCTCAACCTGACGTCCGCCGATTACGTCATCCACTACGATCCCTGGTGGAACCCTGCAGTGGAAGATCAGGCCACGGACCGCACCCACCGCATCGGCCAGACCCGTCAGGTGTTCTCGTACAAGATGATCTGCGAAAACACGGTGGAAGAAAAGATCCTCAAGCTGCAGGAATCCAAAAAGGGCATCGCCGATTCCATCATCCCAGGACAATCGGCCTGGAAGAGCCTCACCCGGGCAGACCTGGAAATGCTCTTCGAGGTATAG
- the hrpB gene encoding ATP-dependent helicase HrpB, protein MDQTFAAAIAATLDGLRAPGASLLVQSPPGTGKTTRIPPQLLNAPWAQGRGILLLEPRRMAARAAARFLAHGLGEQVGGTIGLRTRLETRVGPSTRLTVATYGVYLRLLQEDPGLEAFAAVIFDECHERALAADLALTLTQDARATLRPDLRLVLLSATVEPADFATVLANLTVVTATAPSHPVEVEYLPPRPGEDILAHAARVTRHACLRHGGTVLVFLPGMREIQRLAQALADLPAEVLPLHSTTPAAQQDQILRPQAEGKRRVVLATSIAETSLTIPGVTVVVDCGLARVPCYDPGRDLTTLATVPASTATIQQRTGRAGRIGPGVCYRLWDPKEDCHRPAAARPEILEADLTRLALEVAAWGSPVHDLAWLTPPPAAPLQRARTVLTDLGALDAHGRATDHGRTLLRLPLAPRLGHMVASCPEHLRATACALAALLEEGGALVRREPNLRHALAAIHEPGPWRTVFHRLRRSLGIAADAPLFPEQVGLLTLLAYPDRLAARMPDGSWRLTTGTKAVCPTPSYGEATYLVAPCLSGSSARTLTIHAAAPVDIPDIQHVWGPRLRLERSVRLEGDDGRVVAENQLLADALPVSTHPDTPTPEERKTVLAEAIRRSGLSFFQWTESARQLVARVRLAHSLDPEHWPAWDDASLMESLEHWLGPNLMHCSRLAQAATMDLTRPLEDWLVTTHGYDAIQRLDRLLPQSISTPAGAKRPIDYADPAGPRVSVKLQEMFGATQSPRLAHGRVPITLILLSPANRPLHITQDLAAFWAGTYREVRKEMRGRYPKHFWPEDPVQAAPCTHTLKQSLSIRKP, encoded by the coding sequence GTGGACCAGACCTTCGCCGCTGCCATCGCCGCCACCCTGGACGGTCTCCGCGCCCCGGGCGCGTCCCTCCTGGTGCAGTCGCCGCCAGGTACGGGGAAGACCACGCGCATCCCCCCCCAACTCCTCAACGCCCCCTGGGCCCAAGGCCGCGGCATCCTCCTGCTTGAGCCCCGGCGCATGGCCGCGCGGGCAGCGGCGCGCTTCCTCGCCCACGGTCTGGGAGAACAGGTGGGGGGCACCATCGGCCTGCGCACCCGTCTGGAGACCCGAGTCGGCCCGAGCACCCGCCTGACTGTGGCCACCTACGGCGTGTATCTGCGCCTCCTGCAGGAAGACCCCGGTCTGGAAGCCTTTGCCGCGGTCATCTTCGATGAGTGCCACGAACGCGCCCTGGCCGCGGATCTCGCCCTCACCCTCACTCAAGACGCCCGCGCCACCCTGCGGCCGGACCTGCGCCTCGTGCTCCTTTCCGCCACTGTCGAGCCAGCGGACTTCGCCACGGTGCTTGCCAACCTTACGGTCGTCACCGCCACGGCCCCCAGCCATCCGGTGGAGGTAGAGTACCTGCCGCCGCGCCCTGGGGAGGACATCCTCGCCCACGCCGCCCGGGTCACCCGCCACGCCTGTCTGCGCCATGGCGGCACTGTCCTCGTCTTTCTCCCCGGCATGCGCGAAATCCAGCGCCTCGCCCAGGCTTTGGCAGACCTGCCGGCAGAGGTGCTGCCGCTGCACAGCACCACCCCCGCAGCCCAGCAAGACCAGATCCTGCGGCCGCAAGCCGAAGGCAAGCGGCGGGTGGTGCTCGCCACCAGCATTGCCGAGACCTCCCTCACCATCCCCGGGGTCACGGTGGTGGTGGACTGCGGCCTTGCCCGGGTGCCCTGCTACGACCCCGGCCGCGACCTCACGACACTAGCCACGGTGCCTGCATCGACGGCCACCATCCAGCAGCGCACCGGCCGGGCAGGACGCATAGGCCCAGGGGTATGCTACCGTCTCTGGGACCCCAAGGAAGACTGCCATCGCCCCGCGGCGGCGCGGCCCGAGATCCTGGAAGCCGATCTGACGCGCCTTGCCCTGGAAGTGGCCGCATGGGGGAGCCCAGTCCACGACCTTGCCTGGCTCACCCCGCCGCCCGCCGCGCCACTGCAACGCGCCCGTACCGTGCTCACCGATCTCGGCGCCCTGGACGCCCACGGACGCGCCACGGACCACGGCCGCACATTGCTCCGTCTCCCCCTGGCGCCGCGCCTCGGACACATGGTGGCCTCCTGCCCCGAGCACCTTCGGGCCACGGCCTGCGCCCTGGCCGCGCTCTTGGAAGAAGGAGGAGCCCTGGTGCGCCGCGAGCCCAACCTGCGCCACGCCCTGGCCGCCATCCACGAGCCCGGCCCCTGGCGCACGGTCTTCCACCGACTGCGCCGCAGCCTCGGTATTGCTGCAGACGCCCCGCTCTTCCCGGAACAAGTAGGCTTGCTCACCCTGTTGGCCTACCCGGACCGCCTCGCCGCACGCATGCCTGATGGCTCGTGGCGGCTGACCACCGGCACCAAGGCCGTGTGCCCCACGCCAAGCTATGGTGAGGCAACGTACCTGGTGGCGCCCTGCCTGTCGGGCAGCTCGGCCCGAACGCTCACCATCCACGCCGCAGCCCCGGTGGATATCCCCGACATCCAGCACGTCTGGGGGCCGCGCCTGCGCCTGGAGCGCAGCGTGCGTCTGGAAGGCGACGACGGCCGCGTGGTGGCGGAAAACCAACTGCTCGCCGACGCCCTTCCCGTAAGCACCCACCCCGACACCCCCACACCCGAAGAGCGTAAGACAGTTCTGGCCGAGGCCATCCGCCGCAGCGGCCTCTCCTTCTTCCAATGGACCGAGAGCGCCCGCCAGCTGGTGGCTCGGGTGCGCCTGGCCCACAGCCTCGATCCAGAGCACTGGCCTGCCTGGGACGATGCCTCGCTCATGGAATCCTTGGAGCATTGGCTCGGCCCGAACCTCATGCACTGCTCAAGACTTGCCCAGGCCGCGACCATGGACCTGACCCGTCCCCTAGAGGACTGGCTTGTCACCACGCACGGATATGACGCAATCCAACGTCTGGACCGTTTACTGCCCCAGAGCATATCCACCCCTGCCGGAGCAAAACGTCCCATCGACTATGCCGATCCAGCTGGGCCACGCGTATCGGTCAAGCTCCAGGAAATGTTCGGGGCCACCCAAAGCCCACGCCTGGCCCACGGCCGTGTCCCCATCACCCTGATCCTGCTCTCCCCCGCCAACCGTCCCCTGCACATTACCCAGGACCTCGCCGCCTTCTGGGCCGGAACCTACCGCGAAGTGCGCAAAGAAATGCGCGGCCGCTACCCCAAACATTTCTGGCCCGAAGACCCCGTCCAGGCCGCCCCGTGCACGCATACCCTCAAGCAGTCTCTATCAATCCGAAAACCTTGA
- a CDS encoding phosphatidylglycerophosphatase A — protein MKLSAGVVLGLATLGGIGRLPKAPGTWASAAAAILAPVLFLPLPMPLRLGVCLGIYLVGVQAATRAEVLLQRHDPGCVVIDELLGQWIVLATTAPHAPWWQLALAFVLFRLFDIIKPWPIHALERRIAGGHGIMLDDVVAGLMALGILWLLRVLLP, from the coding sequence ATGAAGCTCTCTGCCGGTGTTGTGCTCGGCCTCGCCACCTTGGGCGGCATCGGCCGCCTGCCCAAGGCCCCCGGCACCTGGGCCTCGGCTGCGGCCGCCATCCTGGCGCCGGTACTGTTTCTCCCACTCCCCATGCCCCTGCGGCTGGGGGTTTGCCTCGGCATCTACCTCGTGGGCGTGCAGGCGGCCACGCGCGCCGAAGTCCTCCTCCAGCGCCATGACCCTGGCTGCGTGGTCATCGATGAGCTCCTCGGGCAATGGATCGTCCTCGCCACCACGGCCCCCCACGCCCCGTGGTGGCAGCTGGCGCTGGCGTTCGTTCTCTTCCGACTGTTCGACATCATCAAGCCATGGCCCATCCACGCCCTGGAGCGCCGCATTGCCGGAGGTCACGGCATCATGCTCGACGACGTGGTGGCGGGTCTTATGGCCCTGGGGATTCTCTGGCTGCTGCGCGTCCTGCTTCCCTGA
- a CDS encoding Maf family protein → MIGRGPLRPKRPLILASSSPRRQAMLASLGLHFVVRVPSIDESALPGADPLAHALALARAKAAAVHDPEAVILAADTVVALGSRILGKPRDPEEALHMLELLAGAEHQVHTAVALRQESCEHAFAVSAQVRMAAFSPELLRAYAATGEGLDKAGAYAVQGIGGFLVESVRGSVSAVIGLPLAETVAALLRMGAVEPAP, encoded by the coding sequence ATGATCGGTCGCGGCCCTTTGCGCCCCAAGCGTCCCCTGATCCTGGCCTCATCATCGCCACGGCGCCAGGCCATGCTTGCAAGTCTTGGCCTGCATTTCGTGGTGCGCGTACCATCCATCGACGAGTCCGCCCTCCCAGGCGCAGACCCACTGGCCCACGCCCTTGCCCTCGCCCGCGCCAAGGCGGCCGCCGTGCACGACCCGGAAGCGGTCATCCTTGCCGCGGACACCGTAGTGGCCCTGGGCAGCCGCATCCTGGGAAAGCCCCGCGACCCGGAGGAGGCCTTGCATATGCTGGAACTTCTGGCCGGCGCCGAGCATCAGGTGCATACCGCCGTGGCCCTGCGTCAGGAAAGCTGCGAGCACGCCTTCGCGGTTTCGGCACAGGTGCGCATGGCCGCATTTTCTCCAGAACTCCTGCGCGCCTACGCCGCCACCGGCGAAGGTCTCGACAAGGCCGGGGCCTACGCGGTGCAAGGGATTGGCGGCTTTTTGGTGGAGTCGGTGCGCGGATCGGTGAGCGCGGTCATCGGTCTTCCCTTGGCAGAAACCGTCGCCGCCTTGCTGCGCATGGGTGCGGTGGAGCCTGCCCCATGA
- a CDS encoding NAD(P)/FAD-dependent oxidoreductase, with protein MTQLHADMVILGAGPAGYAAALAASQRGKATVLVAAGPLGGTCLNWGCIPTKIYLGASEPLEGLRTMGRLRLVQGEAALDLAALRRRVQTIVQATHKAMTTALEGGKVQVIHGRGRIIAPHTVTVPEKDISIQAPIILVATGSRPMPLPGVPFGGPILDSTEVLELSQAPQSLAIIGGGAIGVEMAQFWNRVGTAVTLVEAAPTLVPSEDPALGQALASMLKRSGITVHTNAPVQEVLVDGANVHVRLPEATCTAQAVLVAIGRRPNTEDLGLEAAGAQVDGRGFVITDAQLRAAPGVYAIGDVNGRTLLAHAAEHQAHFAVAHALGATQGAYTPGPIPACVYGGAELVRVGPAYAELKTHDVLVSRAMLAANPMAQAHGHVHGMVQVYWRHGQVVGVAAVGARVSHLAGLAEAMVRDGWDESAAHTHIFAHPSLDEAVRAALTAPKEPLP; from the coding sequence ATGACCCAGTTGCATGCCGATATGGTCATCCTGGGCGCAGGGCCGGCCGGTTATGCCGCAGCTCTTGCCGCCAGTCAAAGAGGAAAAGCCACCGTGCTCGTGGCAGCCGGCCCCCTGGGCGGCACCTGCCTCAATTGGGGGTGCATCCCCACCAAGATCTATCTTGGCGCCAGCGAACCCCTGGAGGGGCTGCGCACCATGGGGCGTCTGCGTCTCGTGCAGGGCGAGGCCGCCCTGGACCTTGCCGCCCTGCGCCGCCGCGTTCAGACCATCGTTCAGGCCACCCACAAGGCCATGACTACGGCTTTGGAGGGCGGCAAAGTACAGGTGATCCACGGCCGCGGCCGCATCATCGCCCCGCACACGGTCACGGTGCCGGAAAAGGACATCAGCATCCAGGCGCCCATCATCCTCGTGGCCACCGGCTCCCGCCCCATGCCCCTTCCAGGCGTCCCCTTCGGCGGCCCGATCCTCGACTCCACGGAGGTCCTCGAACTCTCCCAAGCCCCCCAGAGCCTTGCCATCATCGGCGGGGGGGCCATTGGCGTGGAGATGGCGCAATTCTGGAACCGCGTGGGCACGGCCGTCACCCTGGTGGAGGCGGCCCCCACCCTGGTCCCCAGTGAAGACCCCGCCCTTGGCCAGGCGCTTGCCTCCATGCTCAAGCGCAGCGGCATCACAGTCCACACCAACGCTCCGGTGCAGGAAGTCCTTGTGGACGGGGCCAACGTCCATGTCCGCCTGCCGGAGGCCACCTGCACGGCCCAGGCAGTGCTCGTGGCCATCGGTCGGCGTCCCAACACTGAAGACCTGGGCCTTGAGGCTGCCGGGGCGCAGGTGGATGGCCGCGGCTTCGTCATCACCGACGCCCAACTCCGGGCGGCCCCTGGCGTCTACGCCATCGGCGACGTCAATGGCCGCACGCTGCTCGCCCACGCCGCCGAACACCAGGCCCACTTTGCCGTGGCCCACGCACTCGGAGCAACCCAGGGGGCCTATACCCCTGGCCCCATCCCCGCCTGTGTGTACGGCGGCGCGGAACTGGTGCGCGTGGGGCCCGCGTATGCCGAACTCAAGACGCACGATGTGCTCGTCTCCCGCGCCATGCTCGCGGCCAACCCCATGGCCCAGGCCCATGGGCATGTGCACGGCATGGTGCAGGTGTACTGGCGCCATGGGCAGGTCGTGGGGGTGGCGGCGGTCGGGGCACGGGTCTCGCATCTTGCGGGCCTGGCCGAAGCCATGGTGCGGGACGGATGGGACGAATCGGCGGCGCACACCCATATCTTCGCCCATCCGAGCCTCGATGAGGCCGTACGCGCCGCCCTTACCGCGCCCAAGGAGCCGCTCCCATGA
- the purE gene encoding 5-(carboxyamino)imidazole ribonucleotide mutase: MPHVAIFMGSKSDEKVVRPCAELLASLDIPYVFTITSAHRTPERTERLVRELEEQGVQVFICAAGMAAHLAGAVAARTIKPVIGIPVAASTLGGMDALLATVQMPPGFPVATVALDSAGARNAAWLAAQILATSDAALAQRLREARQTMAEQVETDAAALV; this comes from the coding sequence ATGCCCCACGTCGCCATCTTCATGGGAAGCAAGTCGGACGAAAAAGTCGTGCGGCCCTGCGCCGAACTCTTGGCCAGCCTCGACATCCCGTATGTCTTTACCATCACCTCTGCCCACCGCACCCCGGAGCGCACCGAACGCTTGGTGCGTGAACTAGAGGAACAAGGAGTCCAGGTATTTATCTGCGCTGCGGGCATGGCAGCCCATCTCGCCGGGGCCGTTGCCGCCCGAACCATCAAGCCGGTCATCGGCATCCCGGTGGCAGCCTCAACACTCGGCGGCATGGACGCCCTGCTTGCCACGGTGCAAATGCCCCCCGGTTTTCCCGTGGCGACCGTGGCCCTAGATAGCGCCGGGGCGCGCAATGCCGCCTGGCTGGCGGCCCAAATCCTCGCCACGAGTGATGCCGCCTTGGCCCAACGCCTCCGCGAGGCCCGGCAGACCATGGCCGAGCAGGTGGAAACGGACGCCGCAGCCCTGGTCTAA
- the purD gene encoding phosphoribosylamine--glycine ligase, producing the protein MNILLVGSGGREHALAWKIRQSPLTSQLWIAPGNGGTAALGTNVPIADTDIPALVRFAREHAVDLVVAGPEAPLVLGLADALAQAGIACFGPSAFAAQLEGSKAFAKTMMQEAGIPTAAFAVFEELEPALAYVRKHPLPMVIKADGLAAGKGVVVAATLAEAEAALRQMMAEKAFGAAGERVIIEEALTGEEVSLLALCDGERIAVLPSAQDHKRVGDGDTGPNTGGMGAYSPAPVLPDAQAATVAEQVITPMVRHLNALGHPFVGVIYAGLMMTAAGPMVLEYNVRFGDPECQPLMVRLESDLVPIMLACCRAGLDPRDVRFTSRPSCCVVLASQGYPGAYRKGLPISGIEEAAQLPDTVIFHAGTSLQGGQLVTAGGRVLGVTALGDTLAEAQARAYAAAGRIHFEGCFFRKDIAHKGIHRTP; encoded by the coding sequence GTGAATATCCTGCTCGTAGGATCTGGAGGTCGGGAACATGCCCTGGCCTGGAAGATCCGCCAAAGCCCCCTGACCTCGCAGCTGTGGATCGCCCCGGGAAACGGCGGCACCGCAGCCTTGGGGACCAATGTGCCCATCGCGGACACCGACATCCCGGCATTGGTCCGCTTTGCCCGGGAGCACGCCGTGGACCTGGTGGTGGCAGGCCCCGAGGCCCCGCTGGTCCTTGGCCTTGCAGACGCCCTCGCCCAGGCCGGCATCGCCTGCTTTGGTCCATCGGCCTTTGCCGCCCAACTGGAAGGCTCCAAGGCCTTTGCCAAGACCATGATGCAGGAAGCCGGCATCCCCACAGCGGCCTTTGCCGTCTTCGAAGAGCTCGAGCCGGCCTTGGCTTACGTCCGCAAGCATCCCCTGCCCATGGTCATCAAGGCTGACGGCCTCGCGGCAGGCAAGGGGGTGGTCGTGGCCGCCACCTTGGCCGAGGCCGAAGCGGCGCTGCGCCAGATGATGGCGGAAAAGGCCTTTGGCGCCGCGGGCGAGCGCGTCATCATCGAAGAAGCCTTAACGGGCGAGGAAGTCTCGCTCCTGGCCCTCTGTGACGGCGAGCGCATCGCCGTTCTGCCCTCGGCTCAAGACCACAAACGGGTCGGGGATGGAGACACCGGCCCCAATACCGGCGGCATGGGGGCGTACAGCCCAGCACCCGTGCTCCCGGATGCCCAGGCCGCTACCGTAGCCGAGCAGGTGATCACCCCCATGGTGCGCCACCTCAACGCCCTCGGCCACCCCTTCGTGGGCGTCATCTACGCCGGACTCATGATGACCGCTGCCGGGCCCATGGTCCTCGAATACAACGTGCGCTTCGGCGATCCGGAATGCCAACCCCTCATGGTGCGCCTGGAAAGCGATCTGGTCCCCATCATGCTCGCCTGCTGCCGGGCAGGACTCGATCCTCGGGACGTGCGCTTCACCTCCCGACCCAGCTGCTGCGTGGTACTGGCATCCCAAGGCTACCCGGGCGCCTACCGCAAGGGGCTGCCCATCAGCGGCATCGAGGAAGCCGCCCAACTGCCAGATACGGTGATCTTCCACGCCGGCACCTCCCTGCAGGGGGGCCAACTGGTTACCGCCGGCGGCCGGGTGCTCGGGGTCACCGCCCTGGGCGATACCTTGGCCGAGGCCCAGGCCCGTGCCTACGCCGCAGCAGGCCGCATCCATTTTGAAGGCTGTTTTTTCCGCAAGGATATCGCCCATAAAGGGATTCACCGCACCCCATAA